In Paenibacillus sp. BIC5C1, a genomic segment contains:
- a CDS encoding AraC family transcriptional regulator has translation MIRTLRAEYNDPTGYLNIEYDRRIGYFSMTDDHLHNHYELYYLLSGERIYFIKDRTYRVKAGDFVFINRNTVHKTMESGRPDHDRIVLYIKPELFTELAILPELAEGLKEPFSWDIPILSLPSQVSETADRMVSEMIDEMVHTRAGSSLLLRHRSVELLLFAYRNKHLGTVHSADSEPVLHPKAQAVVRYLNDNYQQDLALPEVAALFRISPHYLSRLFKQTTGFTFSDYLNLLRVKEAQRLLRESEDSITEIALRAGFSNFSHFGKMFKRTVQVSPRTYRQQFREAGSMRVLK, from the coding sequence ATGATACGGACACTTCGAGCGGAATATAATGATCCTACCGGATATTTGAATATCGAATATGATCGCCGCATTGGATATTTCTCCATGACGGATGACCATCTGCATAACCATTATGAGCTGTACTACCTGCTATCGGGTGAGCGTATATACTTCATCAAGGATCGAACTTATCGGGTTAAAGCCGGAGACTTCGTATTCATCAACCGGAATACCGTACATAAAACGATGGAGAGTGGAAGACCGGACCATGATCGAATTGTTCTGTATATCAAGCCAGAGCTATTCACCGAATTGGCCATTTTACCTGAGTTGGCTGAGGGACTAAAGGAGCCATTCAGTTGGGATATTCCCATTCTGAGCCTTCCTTCACAGGTAAGTGAAACAGCGGACCGAATGGTCAGTGAAATGATTGATGAAATGGTCCATACCAGAGCTGGAAGCAGTCTGCTGCTGCGTCACCGTTCCGTTGAACTGCTGTTGTTCGCATACCGTAACAAACATCTGGGTACCGTGCACTCGGCCGATAGTGAGCCGGTTCTACATCCCAAGGCACAGGCAGTGGTGCGTTATCTCAACGATAACTATCAGCAGGATTTAGCTCTGCCTGAGGTTGCTGCATTATTTCGAATTAGTCCCCATTATCTCAGCCGCCTGTTCAAACAGACCACAGGTTTCACGTTCAGCGATTATCTCAATCTGCTTCGCGTGAAGGAGGCGCAGCGCTTGCTGCGTGAAAGCGAGGATTCGATAACGGAGATCGCTCTGCGTGCGGGATTCAGCAATTTTTCTCATTTCGGGAAGATGTTCAAACGGACGGTTCAGGTGTCACCGAGGACATATCGGCAGCAGTTTAGAGAAGCAGGTTCGATGAGAGTGCTGAAATAG
- a CDS encoding glycosyl hydrolase, with translation MSAPLFRDPIFDGAADPVVVWNRSEQTWWMIYTNRRATAGGPKFAWVHGTDLGVASSSDGGQTWTYRGTLTGLEHEWGHNTFWAPEIFWHEGTYHMYVSYIQGVPHDWAGHDRHILHYTSTDLLSWTFHGKLELSSDRVIDACIYPLPNGKFRMWYKDEANSSHTYAADSPDLYQWDVIGPVITGRAHEGPNVFRFRDSYWMIVDEWRGQAVYKSDDLENWEWNSLILDQPGNREDDGVIGLHADVVVQDDEAYIFYFTHPDRIEGIDHASEPARRSSIQGARLDVIDGVMVCPRDEELQMKLRPEKDTSQISV, from the coding sequence ATGAGTGCACCATTGTTTCGTGATCCCATCTTTGATGGAGCTGCTGATCCGGTTGTTGTGTGGAATCGTTCTGAGCAAACCTGGTGGATGATCTATACGAATCGCAGAGCCACAGCCGGAGGGCCAAAGTTCGCCTGGGTGCATGGCACGGATTTGGGCGTAGCTTCTTCATCTGACGGTGGACAGACATGGACATATCGCGGTACGTTAACCGGATTGGAGCATGAATGGGGACATAATACATTCTGGGCTCCCGAAATTTTCTGGCATGAGGGCACGTATCATATGTATGTCAGTTACATTCAAGGGGTCCCCCATGACTGGGCGGGCCATGATCGGCACATTTTGCATTACACCAGTACGGATCTGCTATCTTGGACATTCCACGGCAAACTGGAGCTTAGCTCGGACCGTGTGATTGATGCGTGTATTTACCCGCTGCCGAACGGAAAATTCCGGATGTGGTACAAGGATGAGGCTAATTCATCCCATACGTATGCAGCAGATAGCCCGGATCTCTATCAATGGGATGTGATCGGACCGGTTATTACAGGACGAGCGCATGAAGGACCTAACGTATTTCGTTTCCGTGATTCGTATTGGATGATTGTTGACGAATGGAGAGGACAGGCCGTTTACAAATCGGATGACCTGGAGAATTGGGAATGGAACAGTCTGATTCTCGATCAACCGGGGAATCGTGAGGATGATGGTGTAATTGGTTTGCATGCAGATGTCGTCGTACAGGATGATGAAGCCTATATCTTTTATTTCACCCACCCGGACCGGATCGAAGGTATCGATCATGCCAGTGAACCGGCACGTCGTTCCTCTATACAGGGCGCACGTCTCGATGTCATTGATGGTGTGATGGTCTGTCCACGGGATGAAGAGTTACAGATGAAATTGCGACCGGAGAAGGATACAAGTCAAATTTCGGTTTGA
- a CDS encoding RidA family protein: protein MIQTRLDELGIVLPQASTPAAKYTNAVIVNGIMYVSGKGPDTLERGKLGEQFTTEQGYEFARNAAIEVLAVVQDVLGSLDRVKRVVKVQGFINATASYEEHHKVLNGFSDLMLDVFGEQGVHARSVFGAVSVRDNLPLIIDSIFQVEE from the coding sequence ATGATACAGACCAGATTGGACGAATTGGGCATTGTATTGCCCCAAGCAAGTACGCCGGCAGCAAAGTATACCAATGCAGTGATTGTAAATGGAATCATGTATGTGTCAGGTAAAGGGCCAGATACGCTAGAGCGTGGCAAACTCGGGGAGCAGTTTACGACGGAGCAGGGATATGAATTTGCCCGAAATGCTGCTATTGAAGTATTGGCTGTTGTTCAGGATGTGCTTGGTTCGCTGGATCGGGTGAAGCGGGTGGTTAAAGTGCAGGGTTTCATCAATGCCACCGCCTCGTACGAGGAACATCATAAAGTGCTAAACGGGTTCTCGGATCTGATGCTGGATGTGTTCGGAGAACAGGGTGTGCATGCCCGTTCCGTATTTGGTGCTGTATCTGTGAGGGATAATTTGCCGCTGATCATTGACTCGATATTCCAGGTGGAGGAGTAG
- a CDS encoding GNAT family N-acetyltransferase: MTNSASMNPLMLSFPESFDTQRLTIRAPRWGDGAAVNEAICESAEQLRLWLPFAENIPSLEESEANARKARLQFLERTDMMLHLRDRFTDDFVGSSGLHRIDWNARCFEIGYWIRTSRAGEGLVTEAVRGIEQFAITYLEANRLEIRCDARNVRSAKVAERAGYTLEGVLRKMRRDSTGTLVDMMVFAKVRGDEFE; encoded by the coding sequence ATGACCAATTCCGCTTCAATGAATCCGTTAATGCTGTCTTTTCCCGAAAGTTTCGATACACAACGATTGACTATTCGTGCCCCGAGGTGGGGAGATGGAGCGGCAGTGAATGAGGCAATTTGTGAAAGTGCGGAGCAATTGCGTTTGTGGCTGCCTTTTGCCGAGAACATACCTTCACTGGAGGAATCGGAAGCGAATGCCCGCAAAGCCAGGCTGCAATTTCTAGAGCGTACCGACATGATGCTTCATTTACGTGACAGATTTACGGATGATTTCGTAGGCAGCAGCGGACTGCATCGAATCGACTGGAATGCACGCTGTTTCGAGATCGGTTATTGGATCAGAACTTCGCGTGCTGGTGAGGGTCTCGTGACAGAAGCGGTCAGAGGTATTGAGCAGTTCGCAATAACCTATCTGGAGGCCAATCGACTGGAAATTCGATGTGATGCCCGCAATGTGCGAAGTGCCAAAGTGGCTGAGCGCGCTGGCTATACGCTTGAAGGTGTACTGCGCAAGATGCGGCGTGACAGTACAGGTACACTCGTGGATATGATGGTGTTCGCCAAGGTAAGAGGCGATGAGTTCGAATAG
- a CDS encoding IucA/IucC family protein yields the protein MTKDNVTIDPFQQTVHPSLVSPSGIARQEMLSRILNTYLRETEQHDPYVRIATRPDISLVIELPRTDQRIYGHLLHRSAAGHHVYSNKFHIAESEEAQPDGWREVSFEQITTLLLDEISSVEPHPDDRMLKRAELEQMVYNSLEHMTSYLEHAKNTPFPVTLDFRYLEQALLCGHPFHPTPKSLEGFSSSDSHAYSPEYGVSFPLSCFAAAPELVFEDWLDTADYGSEAPWVPAEMAEAACKHLPLNNKNYVLLPCHPWQAAYLRTLEPVKSLLQQGTLIDLGSTGPYVYPTSSVRTVWNPKESCFYKLSLHIRITNFIRENNEEQLLRTLDASRIVQQIQDRWTSEKFQILLEKGYRSLKVPEMPSSTQDALISGFSMILREAPESCSSATGAPYVVASLMEVLPGETEPLLFQAVRESLQSSSSPDCVLDVRVQTDWYEWLRQYLELSMVPLVELYAETGISLEAHVQNSMLRLEDGMPVAFVVRDLEGISVNRGLAEQQGWIDQVVNANSPVLYTEEESRHRLKYYFFVNHLSHLVQRLAYYTGQLEQPYWKVVRNTLEELRKKTTESSHINDVIRDLLTTETLPAKANLLSRFHQRGETPLYVNIPNPMR from the coding sequence ATGACCAAGGATAACGTCACTATCGATCCATTCCAGCAGACTGTTCATCCCTCTTTAGTATCGCCGAGCGGAATTGCCCGTCAGGAGATGCTAAGCCGTATATTGAACACCTATCTTCGAGAAACCGAACAGCATGATCCTTATGTTCGAATTGCCACGCGGCCTGATATTTCGCTGGTTATTGAGCTTCCGCGTACAGATCAGAGGATATATGGACATCTGCTTCATCGTTCCGCCGCTGGACATCATGTTTATAGCAACAAGTTTCACATTGCAGAATCAGAAGAGGCACAGCCCGATGGTTGGAGAGAGGTATCTTTTGAACAAATAACGACACTGTTACTCGATGAAATATCATCCGTAGAACCCCATCCTGATGACCGAATGTTGAAACGAGCAGAGCTGGAGCAGATGGTTTACAACAGTTTGGAGCATATGACCTCCTATCTGGAGCATGCGAAGAATACACCATTTCCTGTAACATTGGATTTTCGATATCTGGAACAGGCACTGCTATGTGGTCATCCATTTCATCCAACGCCGAAAAGTCTGGAGGGCTTCAGTTCTTCGGATTCGCATGCCTATTCGCCAGAATATGGCGTTAGCTTTCCTCTCAGTTGTTTTGCCGCAGCACCTGAACTTGTGTTCGAGGATTGGCTGGATACCGCGGATTATGGCAGCGAAGCACCCTGGGTTCCTGCGGAAATGGCCGAGGCCGCTTGTAAGCACCTCCCTTTGAACAACAAAAATTATGTTCTCCTCCCTTGTCATCCTTGGCAGGCTGCCTATTTGCGGACACTTGAACCTGTAAAGTCCTTATTACAACAAGGCACTTTGATTGATCTGGGCTCTACCGGACCCTACGTATACCCAACCTCATCGGTGCGCACGGTCTGGAATCCAAAGGAAAGTTGTTTCTATAAGCTGTCTCTTCATATTCGAATTACAAACTTTATTCGCGAGAACAATGAAGAGCAGTTGCTGCGCACGCTGGATGCATCCAGGATTGTACAGCAGATTCAGGATCGCTGGACATCAGAGAAATTTCAAATTTTGCTGGAAAAAGGTTATCGTAGCTTGAAGGTACCGGAGATGCCTTCGTCCACTCAAGATGCGCTGATCTCGGGATTCTCCATGATCCTGCGTGAAGCACCGGAGTCTTGCAGCTCTGCTACAGGGGCGCCTTATGTCGTGGCCTCACTTATGGAGGTGCTTCCCGGAGAAACTGAACCATTGTTGTTCCAAGCTGTTCGGGAAAGTCTTCAATCATCTTCTTCGCCGGACTGTGTACTTGATGTAAGGGTGCAGACAGACTGGTATGAATGGCTTCGCCAATATCTGGAGTTGTCCATGGTTCCACTTGTGGAACTGTATGCCGAGACAGGCATTAGTCTGGAAGCTCATGTACAGAATTCCATGTTGCGTCTTGAAGATGGAATGCCTGTCGCTTTTGTGGTTAGGGATCTGGAGGGCATCAGTGTCAATCGAGGCTTAGCGGAACAGCAAGGTTGGATCGATCAGGTAGTCAATGCCAACAGTCCTGTCTTGTATACCGAAGAAGAATCACGTCATCGTTTGAAATATTATTTCTTCGTCAATCATCTAAGTCATTTGGTGCAGCGTCTGGCATACTATACGGGTCAACTGGAGCAGCCATACTGGAAGGTGGTGAGAAATACGTTGGAGGAGCTTCGAAAAAAGACAACCGAATCTTCGCACATCAACGACGTCATTCGTGATCTGTTGACCACCGAGACCTTGCCGGCCAAAGCCAATCTTCTCAGTCGGTTCCATCAGCGTGGTGAAACGCCGTTATACGTCAATATTCCCAATCCAATGAGGTAA
- a CDS encoding MFS transporter: MMSQMAWKQSVRILWGGRFLSSAGLTGISPFIPYYMEHLNAGTPEEVLMWTGLSVSAPALSYALLTPFWGKIGDRWSRKWMVVRALVGLALSMFLMGIAQTPFQFFLFRLCQGAFGGISDASSAFVGTHAPDQKQGSALGQLERASAAGLLVGPLLGSICVNTWGSRPLLFITASLTLSFAVLAALVLRGATTHRTRTVKNDTQVSPVEQHPPSVTMLSNHKNRNKSGIIHAFVSLITHPIARRLVIAGIIFKLADFATFTMFTPFIREIIPSSGAAALTVGVLLAMSSVGELVGASWWGKRNDRYLSERNLRLAGLLCGLCLLAHTLPLGVAWLLVVRFLQGFFYSALLQTVMLNVLKSSTDQDRGVRIGATNSMLMAGQIAGPSIGVLIGGIWGIPAVFLVMGTVMLVASLAVRRPAVHEPKAPVQLPLQ, translated from the coding sequence ATGATGTCTCAAATGGCATGGAAACAGAGCGTCCGTATTTTGTGGGGTGGACGCTTTCTTTCCAGTGCCGGGCTGACTGGAATCAGCCCTTTTATACCGTACTACATGGAGCATCTGAACGCGGGAACGCCGGAAGAAGTGCTGATGTGGACAGGTCTGTCCGTCTCTGCGCCTGCTTTGTCCTACGCACTTCTAACCCCTTTTTGGGGTAAGATCGGAGATCGTTGGAGTCGAAAATGGATGGTTGTCAGAGCGCTGGTCGGACTGGCCCTTAGCATGTTTCTGATGGGCATTGCCCAGACGCCTTTTCAATTCTTTTTGTTCCGTCTCTGCCAGGGGGCTTTCGGTGGCATATCCGATGCGAGCAGTGCGTTTGTGGGAACCCATGCCCCTGACCAAAAGCAGGGTTCTGCGCTTGGACAGTTGGAGCGGGCATCGGCAGCAGGCCTGCTCGTTGGACCACTGCTAGGGAGCATATGTGTAAACACGTGGGGAAGTCGTCCGCTATTGTTTATTACGGCCTCGTTGACATTGAGCTTTGCTGTGCTTGCTGCACTCGTATTAAGGGGGGCGACAACGCATCGGACTCGTACGGTCAAGAACGATACTCAAGTATCTCCTGTGGAACAGCACCCGCCTTCGGTCACTATGTTAAGCAACCACAAAAACAGGAACAAGAGTGGAATTATCCATGCCTTCGTTTCGCTGATTACACATCCTATTGCCCGAAGACTCGTTATCGCAGGCATCATCTTCAAGCTCGCAGATTTTGCAACGTTTACGATGTTTACTCCGTTTATTCGTGAAATCATCCCTTCCTCAGGTGCAGCTGCGCTTACCGTCGGGGTTCTGCTCGCGATGTCTTCGGTTGGTGAATTGGTTGGCGCATCGTGGTGGGGTAAGCGAAACGATCGGTACTTATCCGAACGCAATCTCCGGCTGGCTGGTTTGTTATGCGGCTTGTGCCTGCTTGCACATACACTTCCACTCGGGGTGGCCTGGCTGCTGGTTGTACGTTTTCTGCAAGGATTCTTCTACAGCGCCCTATTGCAGACGGTCATGCTCAACGTGCTGAAATCCTCCACCGATCAGGATCGGGGCGTGCGCATCGGAGCTACCAACAGCATGTTAATGGCTGGTCAGATTGCCGGTCCATCCATTGGGGTTCTAATCGGAGGTATCTGGGGAATTCCAGCTGTATTTCTCGTCATGGGGACAGTCATGCTCGTCGCTTCGCTTGCTGTACGCCGCCCAGCGGTTCATGAGCCGAAAGCTCCCGTACAATTGCCCCTCCAATAA